Proteins encoded within one genomic window of Citrobacter amalonaticus Y19:
- the tmk gene encoding dTMP kinase — protein MRSNYIVIEGLEGAGKTTAKNVVVETLEQLGIRDMVFTREPGGTQLAEKLRSLVLDIRSVGDETITVKAEVLMFYAARVQLVETVIKPALAEGKWVIGDRHDLSTQAYQGGGRGVDQQMLATLRDAVLGDFRPDLTLYLDVTPEVGLKRARARGELDRIEQESFDFFNRTRARYLALAAQDASIRTIDATQPLDTVMNNIRTTITEWVKEQGE, from the coding sequence ATGCGCAGTAATTATATCGTCATCGAGGGGCTGGAAGGCGCCGGAAAAACGACCGCAAAAAATGTTGTGGTTGAGACGCTTGAACAACTCGGTATTCGCGACATGGTTTTTACCCGCGAGCCGGGCGGTACACAGCTGGCAGAAAAACTGCGTAGCCTGGTGCTGGACATCCGTTCGGTCGGTGACGAAACCATTACCGTAAAGGCCGAAGTGCTGATGTTCTACGCCGCACGCGTGCAACTGGTTGAAACGGTAATCAAACCTGCGCTCGCAGAAGGTAAATGGGTGATTGGCGACCGTCACGACCTGTCCACACAGGCGTATCAGGGCGGGGGGCGCGGGGTCGATCAGCAGATGCTGGCGACGCTGCGCGATGCCGTGCTGGGGGACTTCCGCCCGGATCTAACGCTTTACCTGGACGTCACGCCAGAGGTGGGGCTGAAACGCGCCCGTGCCCGTGGTGAACTGGACCGTATCGAACAGGAATCGTTTGACTTCTTCAACCGCACCCGTGCCCGTTATCTGGCGCTCGCCGCCCAGGACGCCAGCATCCGGACGATTGATGCGACACAGCCGCTGGACACCGTGATGAACAATATCCGTACCACCATCACCGAGTGGGTGAAGGAGCAGGGCGAATGA
- the yceG gene encoding cell division protein YceG, translating to MKKLFRVVLLLVVVLGIAAGAGMWKVRHLADSKILITEETIFTLKPGTGRLALGEQLYADRVINRPRVFQWLLRVEPDLSHFKAGTYRLTPGMSVREMLQLLESGKEAQFPLRLVEGMRLSDYLKQLRDAPYIKHTLSDDRYETVAKALGLENTEGLEGWFWPDTWMYTANTADIALLKRAHQKMVKAVDRVWEERAEGLPYKDQNQLVTMASIIEKETAIASERDQVASVFINRLRVGMRLQTDPTVIYGMGERYNGKISRADLETPTAYNTYTITGLPPGPIAMPGEGSLKAAAHPAKTPYLYFVADGKGGHTFNTNLASHNRSVQDYLKVLKEKNAQ from the coding sequence ATGAAAAAATTGTTTCGTGTTGTCCTTTTACTGGTTGTTGTATTAGGCATTGCCGCAGGGGCGGGAATGTGGAAAGTTCGCCATCTGGCGGACAGTAAAATCCTGATTACAGAAGAGACCATTTTTACCCTCAAACCGGGAACCGGGCGTCTGGCCCTGGGCGAACAACTGTATGCGGATCGGGTCATTAATCGTCCCCGCGTGTTTCAGTGGCTGCTACGGGTCGAACCGGATCTTTCCCACTTTAAGGCGGGAACCTATCGTTTAACGCCGGGCATGAGCGTGCGCGAGATGCTGCAACTGCTGGAAAGCGGGAAAGAGGCACAGTTCCCGCTGCGACTGGTGGAAGGCATGCGGTTAAGTGACTATCTCAAGCAACTGCGAGACGCGCCGTACATCAAACACACTCTGAGCGATGACCGCTACGAAACCGTCGCAAAAGCGCTGGGCCTTGAGAATACAGAGGGGCTGGAAGGTTGGTTCTGGCCCGATACCTGGATGTATACCGCCAACACCGCAGACATTGCTTTGCTCAAGCGCGCGCATCAAAAGATGGTGAAGGCGGTTGACCGCGTCTGGGAAGAGCGTGCGGAAGGCCTGCCTTATAAAGATCAAAATCAACTGGTAACGATGGCCTCAATCATTGAGAAAGAGACGGCCATTGCCAGCGAGCGCGATCAGGTCGCCTCCGTCTTTATTAACCGCCTGCGCGTCGGGATGCGTCTGCAAACCGATCCTACCGTGATCTATGGGATGGGGGAGCGTTATAATGGCAAGATCTCGCGCGCGGACCTGGAAACGCCAACGGCCTATAATACCTACACGATCACCGGACTCCCGCCGGGACCGATTGCGATGCCGGGTGAAGGCTCTCTAAAAGCGGCGGCACATCCGGCTAAAACACCGTATCTCTATTTTGTGGCCGACGGTAAAGGCGGTCATACTTTTAATACTAATCTTGCCAGCCATAACCGGTCAGTGCAGGACTACCTGAAAGTGCTTAAGGAAAAAAATGCGCAGTAA
- the pabC gene encoding aminodeoxychorismate lyase has translation MFLINGREQDSLPASDRAIQFGDGCFTTARILDGTVSLLAAHLRRLQVACATLRIVFDDWDALEREMTTLAAGHSRAVLKVIISRGSGGRGYSGAHCHDSTRILSVFAYPQHYDRWREQGISLTLSPVRLGRNPLLAGIKHLNRLEQVLIRSHLEQTDADEALVLDSEGWVTECCAANLFWRKDNVVYTPRLDQAGVNGIMRQFCIRKLAQSSFQVVEMNAREDALRHADEMVVCNALMPIVPVRAYGANMLSSRALFEFLAPLCEHPN, from the coding sequence ATGTTCTTGATCAATGGCCGTGAACAGGATTCTCTCCCCGCAAGCGATCGCGCTATCCAGTTTGGCGACGGTTGTTTTACCACTGCGCGCATTCTCGACGGCACGGTTTCGCTGCTGGCGGCGCATCTTCGGCGTTTGCAGGTGGCCTGCGCGACATTGCGGATCGTCTTTGATGACTGGGACGCGCTCGAGCGGGAAATGACTACGCTGGCCGCAGGCCATTCGCGCGCGGTTCTGAAGGTGATCATCAGTCGTGGCAGTGGGGGACGTGGATACAGCGGCGCGCATTGTCATGACAGCACCCGCATTCTCTCCGTCTTTGCGTATCCACAACATTATGACCGCTGGCGCGAACAAGGGATCTCGCTCACCTTAAGCCCGGTTCGTCTGGGGCGCAATCCTCTGCTCGCCGGTATTAAGCACCTGAACCGTCTCGAACAGGTGCTAATCCGCTCTCATCTTGAGCAAACGGACGCCGACGAGGCGCTGGTTCTTGACAGTGAGGGCTGGGTTACGGAATGCTGTGCGGCTAATTTATTCTGGCGAAAAGACAATGTGGTCTACACGCCGCGCCTCGATCAGGCGGGTGTGAACGGTATTATGCGACAATTCTGTATCCGGAAACTGGCACAATCGTCTTTTCAGGTTGTCGAAATGAATGCCCGTGAAGACGCGCTGCGCCATGCCGATGAAATGGTGGTCTGTAATGCGCTGATGCCGATCGTACCCGTTCGGGCTTATGGCGCTAACATGTTGTCTTCTCGTGCATTATTTGAGTTTCTGGCCCCACTGTGTGAGCATCCGAATTAG